GGCGCGGTTGAAGGCGCCCATCGCGCGGACCATGAAACGAATGATGTGCGGCAGGGCAACGttgaggagggcgagggcaCCGACGGGCAGGTAGGCATTGATCAACGACCGCAACCACTTCGGCAGCTCGGCGtacttgcgcagcaccgtgaTGCTTGAGATGGTTgacagctgctccagcgagCCCAGGATACTGATCGGAATGGACCAGGTCAGGATCAGAAAGACGTACAGCACAAAGATGAGGAAAAAGCGCACCCAGAGCACGCAGCGGCCGGTGGTGAGACTGCTCTGGAAGATGCGGCCCGGCGGCCCGGCAATGGTGGCGGTCAAGGGCGAGAAGAGACCGCCAAAGCGAGCTGTGAAGAGCTGTCGGAATTCGTGTGCGCACAGTGCGTCTTTGAATACAACGAAGGCCGCGCCAGcgacctgctgctgtggcaccCGCTCCAGCGCCATATTCATCTCCCGCACACAGCGGAAAAAGACAGCCTCGTAGTACGGCACGGCCGGCGTCTTGTCGCAGCAGCCAGGAAATGGGGCGCGCATCATCAAAACTGCATCGCTCCCGTTGTCAGCGTAGTTgccgtgcgcagctgccaccTCGCTGAGGACAACATCATCGCTGCTCACCACCACATTTGACGCTCGCCCTGGAAAGAGTCgaacgccgccgctgctgctgactcGCCGCGTCGTGGCAGATGCCCGTGTCTGGTGCCGCAGCATCaggcgacgccgcagcgccttctcgtcGGCGATGGCTTCTTGCAAGTTAGCCATGGCCGCCTCAGTCTCTGCGATGATTTCAAGCGTTCCGAGCGGCGGTTCACGCGTGATCAAAATCTGCTCCACGTTTTCTGGCTTTGTGAAGgcggcgtcggagcggcgAACGACGTAGTAGTGCATGCCagtggcggagaagaggcagtTCAGCCCTGGACACTCGCACACAGTGTAGCTGCCCTCATTGTCATCCACCTCGGCGAAGTCGCCGCTGTTGTcgagcggcgctggtggatTGCTCGTGGCTCCGCCACCCTGCGAGCGGGCTCCGGTGCTGGGGCTCGATGTCGCCGTTGCAGACAGCGAGTTTGACGTTGAGGGGGACGGCAAAGCATCCGGGAAGTACACAGAGAGCTTAAGGAATGCCTGGCGAAATGCGTGGTCAGTGCGGACGTCGGTGGAGTCGATCCCGCGAACACACACGACCCGGTAGCCGAGCGCGTGACGCATTTGGTTCGCCATCACGGCCTCGGCATACTTCCCCACATTCTTGAGATAAAAGAGAGTGAGGCCGACAAGCACTACGCAGAAGCACAGGTTCAGCATCCCCACCCCCGTCCACCTCGAGCTGCGTGGGTTGATGTTCAGGACCGTCAAGTCGTAGAGGCCGTGCAGCGCCACTACACCACACCCGAGACCGTCACCACGGTAGTAGCAGTAcggcttgcgcagctcgcaCTCCGTCTGGTTGTTGTCCTGGCTTTTGCAGTCGTGAATATCGCGCTGAATGAGAGTGCTCTCCATGTAGTCGTCGTTCTGCGCAATCACCATGATCCACACGGTAAAGATTTCACCGAGGAAcatgagggagaagaagaacttGAGGGTGAAGAGGTAGACGGCGACGAGGGGGTCAACGGCGGTCTTGGGTAGCGTCGTCAAAGATCCTGTTGTGTCGGGTGATCGGGGCCGGCTCCATGACTCTTCCACGGCTCCGTAGTACCGCGGTGAGGGCTTGCCCCGGGGAGAGAATGCTGACGAacccgccgcagctgaggcCTCGTCTCGGCTGTCGCCCTCCGACTCTGGTCGAGCAAAGCGACTCCTGTTTCGGTGCCGATACGCGGAGAAAGGCGGCGCCCAAAGTGGTACGAAAGAGCGATCGCTTGTCTGCCGCgttggggaggagggggtctgGTAGTGTATCGGCGAGAGCGCGCTGTCTTTGCGGTCGCGAAGCGACGGCTCCTCGATACTGATCCAGTCTTGCCACGTTGGCCGAACaaagaaggtggagagaaaCGGCAGACTGATGCCAAGCCGCTTGCGTCGTGTGACGGAGTGGCCATTGCTGCCGTGTGGATGTATCGTGTGCTCGGCGAAGACGGTTTCAGTGAGCGGTGagggcggtggcagcgacacATCGAGCAAGCCCTCCCGCGCTACGCGCTGCCCAGCTGCGACGGCtgccgcagaggcggcaTTCGTGAGCGGCGTTGGCTCGATAGTGTGGTTCGGTCGATAGAATCGCTTGATCCAGAGGATGGGGGTATAGTAGAGGAATGCCATGCACCCGCCGAACACGGCGAGTAAGGCGCCGCCGACGATGAACGATACATAGATGCCTTGGTCATCGTACTTGGCAttggcggggaggggggctaaGTCGCTCATGGTGGAGGAGTCCTAGCAGAAAcacagaaaggagaggagggggagctAAGGAGGCTGGGCTGCGTTGTTCAGTGTTGCACGTTCACGCGACTAtcgacacccacacgcagagaggggggggggagctgagagagaagggcgtaCTTTCCAAGGTGTTCACCTACTCACACTGCAAGAGAGCGACGAACGATctacagagaaaaagagaggagcggcaACCAACGGCGACCGTGTACAACGACAGCAGTCGGCAGTGCGATGGTCACAGTAGCAAAGCGCAGCACGGCCACTgccacaagagagagagagagagcgataACGAAGTCCGAGCAGAATAGAGACACAGATGACTGCATAGGGCgcaggaaggaggggaggaggaggtaagGGGAAAAAATGACGCGCTACAcagaagggaagaggcgagACAAGAGgtcaggggagggggggggtgcggggTCAGCAACAGCTGCGAAGGCGATGGCCGTATGGGGAGGGGTTGAGAGAGCGAGCTGGATCGGGTGTGTAGACgtaagaagagagagagagagtaagCGAAAGGGTCGCTGGTACCTTCACCGTAGGGTCCGCTATGAGTGATGGTGCGTCCGCTGCGAGAACAATGAAAgcgcgcggcagtggcggagcggggggagggagggagcagtGCGCGCCTAAGGTGGTCACCAATGCTGCGCCCGCCTACGCCACCACGCCCACACGACGGGGTGGAGTTATAATAGAGGTGaatgaaaagggggggagggggaaatgTGATCGGATGACTAGGATACGAGTGCGGAtggacgaagaagaggaacaGGGAGGGACAGATCGATGACAGCGACaggcggtgcgtcgctgcgactCTGACGGAAACTGCaagatggtggtggtggtggtggcggatagcgagagagagagagagagacgccacaaagagagggagagccatggagaggggggaaggagggcggAGGTGCAGTCGCGTGATgctcaacacacacacacacccagatACGTGAAACATACATAGACGGTGCCACCGCGActcgaaagagaaaagaggtggcgggggaggagggaggggtgtggTGAGGCAAggggcactgctgctgctgctgctgcgtctaCCTTGAAGAGTGTTCACctccaaagagagaggaaagggtaCCtacgtacgtgcgtgtggggtATGTGTATGGCCTGCCGCTGAGAGGTTGCTTGGGCTCTTTTCGTTCGCCTGGTTTCAGTTTCTTATACATACTTGACGACTGTGTGCGACGATGcacgtgtgtctctctgtgtgtgcgtgtgtgtgcactcccgcccaccctccctctctttctctgtgagAGTACGCGAGAATGCGCAGAGGACCGACTCGATATCGGTGGAAACTCCAGCTGGCAATGCCACCCTCGCGCAGACCCATGAACAAcggacccacacacacacgcacacgcatgcggaagggaaaacagaagaggaaaaggacgCCGCTTCTGGGCAACTGCGCATCTCATTTTGTCGCACACAAACAGAgcgggcggcggtgaggggtgatggcaaaagagaggagcggggATGGGGCCAAGAAGAACAGGACAGCAGTCAGCCCGACAcggtagctgctgctgctgctgctattgCTTCGACTCACAGCTGATACATTACATGCTTTGCATGCCTCCCGGCTGCCTCCGACGTCGCAGTCGACCTTTTCTTCAACGAGCTCTTCAGCGCCTGCATGGGGGACATCGAGGAGGCCACCACGGCTTGGTGATGCTGCAGTTGGGGTTCAGGCGGGTGAGTACGTCGAGATACAGCTATCTCTGTAGGCGCTTCTCCGACTGTAGCGGACCGCGTGTCGGCTGCGGGAGATGCCAGCGCCATCTCCGTCGCTGATATCGCCATCGACGCTTGggatgctgcagcggcagacgacGACTCTGCCGATATCCTCGTCGgcgcctctccttcgccacaGTCTACTACCACGGCGTACTTAGACGGGTTCCCATCGACATCGCCGAACGGGGCAACGAGAGCCATGAAGGCGTCGAGGCCGCGCACGACCCGGCCgatgcagcagtggcgaCCGTTGAAGGCGCGCTCGTGCGCCGCCGAGGTGGTAATGAAGAACTGCGACCCATTCGAGTTGGGGCCGTTGTTCGCCATGGACACGAGACCAATTTCGTTATGGCGTCGCTTCTTAAACTCGTCCACCAACCAAGTGCGCCCAGCACTGCTGTAGCTGTTCGTGCCACCGGGCTTCACGCGCATGGTGATGTCACCCCCCTGGGCGCAGTAGGAGGGTATGATCTTGTGGAAGTACGTGCCGCAGTAGCTAGGGGTGAGGCCCTGATAGCAGTAGACTTGGCCCTGTCGCGTTGACGACTGCCCGTTGCAGAGGCGGCGAAAGTTTGCGCAGAGCTGCGGGCACTCGTCGTCGAAGAGCTCTATTTGAAGACACAAGCTGGTTTCTTCGGGGGGGCCGGCGCCGGTGGTCGAGGCGAGCAAGTCCTGGCGGCCCTGCAACTGCGTGCCGGACAGCGATGGGACAACGGGGAACTGCGTAAAGACCGCCAATTCCATCCAGCACGTAGTGTGGGCTGCGCGTGTGATGTGGCTCGCGTAGCGGGTACCCGAAAGTGCGGAGCTGGGTGTCACTGTGCCCCCAAGAGATTTCATCGACAGTTGGTTCATCACGTACGTTACAGCACTGCAAATTTACGCGTGTGCGAGTTAGTGTGCcaatgaagagagaacgtgaaggaggcggggtggggtggggcgggggggggggaccgGCTAAACCGGGGCGAAACATGAAGACACGCAGCGAAtagggcggcagcgatgcaagGCGCTgagcagagagacagaggaatATGGCCCACGAAGGAGGCCGAAAAACGACGACACAAAAGGCGTGTCCGGTCATatcaggggtgggggtggggagtggggaagtggcgaggagagaaagagaccgAACACTCGAGAGGGGTGTGCGCCGGGAGAAAGCCAAAGGGGCTCTGCAGCACACCTCAAGCAGACGCGCCTGCTAGCCACGTTGAGGCAGTCgatgtgcacacacacacacacacgccgccattctctctctacacccagagagacaaagaagcAGCCGCACTGGGGCCCAAGGCGAGCACGTGATGCTTGTGTGTTCCGACTCGTTACAGGCATGCTTCTCTCGCAGCCCCACTcctgccccctctccttccctctctctcgcataTGGCCAGGTGGCTCTTTAGCCACAGCAGACGAGGGCGCGAAGGAGCGTGgaatggtggtggtggtggggcgtTCCTATTGGAACTCTCTAGGAGCTTCGCATCCAGGGTAGTGGGCAGGAGGTCCTGCGTTTcagcggtgacggtgctcctccacctccacctccatcactTTCCTCACCCCAGTAGTCGTTTATTCTGTGAAAACAAAAGGGCAGAGACAAGACTCACGACACAGATGCGCCCATACTTCCCTCTACCAACTCCATCCAGTCGATGGGTGGGGggcgcccccacccccacctgcCCCGCCACACCCTCTGCTTTAGTCCTCAGAGGTCACCTGTGGAGCGGAGCTTCCGTCTCCGCGGCAACGTGATACCTCGCGTGCTTTCCAAGAACGCTTTCATGTTCGTATGCAGGACGGGGCGAGGTGGGTGCAGAGAgcccggcggtggtggcggtgagccGGGCAACTTACTGGCGACTTCCGCTCTGcttgacagcggcggcggtctcACTGCCTCCGCTGGCCTGACGCCAGCGGCTTCCACTGCTGGGGCGCGCAGCGTGCCGTCAGACAGGAAGGGGGATGTAATGATGAGTGGTTCCTTGCCCAGGTACTTGGCCACGTCCGCGAAGGAGAATACGTGGCGCACCCGCGGCTGGCTGCGTGGATACTGCGCCAAGACATCCACTCCAAACGAATGCAAGATAGAAGCGGCGTGTAGGTAGCAGGCGCGCTCGGCATCTTTACGCTTGAGCGATGTgccgacggcgatggcgtACACTGGCCCCACCAGCGGATTCGGCGGCGATGATACGGCCGAGGTATCGATCTTGTGCGACGTCTCTGATGGTAGCGACGAGACAGTGCTGGGGAGCGGCACCTGCAGGAAGCTGGTGCTGTGGAGACTTTTCTGCGTCCCGTAGCCGCTGATGACATTGTGTGGTAGTAAGTTCATGGAAAACTGGGTAGCCCACGCCTGGGTCTCGGTGATATTGTCTtcgacggtggtggttgcGGTCCGGGTCGTGGTGTTCACgtccccgctgccgctgccgctgctcataTCTGCACTCGTCACTGATGAAGTCTCGTTCTCCTGGCTGCTGTCGGTGGCAGGGGCGGGGTCACCCGCGCCGGACGCTGCTCCGGGGTATCGCGCGGCCTTTGACCCACCGTTCTTGCTTTGGCTTCGGTGCTGGTTGTTGCGGCTGCGCATCTCATTCTCCAGGAACGCCTTCAGGTAGTTCTGCACGGCTATGCGCACCTGATTCCCTACCTCGACGAGTACCTCCTCGCTGGCACCACCGAAGAGACAGTAGTCCTCCGgaatgcgcagctgcatggCGTGTAGCGTGTCGGCGATGTCGGGCAGCAGACGAACGTGCGAACCCTCTACTGTGTACGTCGGCAGGCGCGgcacaccgccgtcgctTGTCACCGACGACTGCTCTGCCGAACCGAGCACAGGCGGTTGCGGCAGCCCAGAGAGGCCCTGGGGGACCTGTGTGCGCCTCAGTGGTCCTCTCCTGGCGGGcaaggtgcgctgcagcaccatgCCGAGTGCGGCACGACGCTGCAGGTACCGTCGCTCCTGTTCCGGGTCGACGCAGAGGGGGACGCCGAGGGTGCACAGCGTGTCGAGTGCGTGCAGGGAGCACACCTGCACGGCCATCTCGCGAGTCTTGCCAATGCCGAGGCCACCCCGAATGCCGAACTGACGCGGCACCGGCAGGACCGTCGTTGCCTGGAAGGCCGTCTCCAAGTCGAAGAGCACAAAGAGGTGCGTGAAGCGGCTCCGCGCGACGCGGGTTTGCCACGCGCGCAGgagctcctccgcctcctcgagcagctccgccggcGGGTTGAtctccacctcgtcctcgGTCTGCGTGTTCAAGTGCTGCATGGCCACAATGACATGTTCCGAGTCCGTCCAGCGGTGCCCCAGCTGGCGCCGCGCCTCCGGCCCCAGCCACGCCTCATCGGTCCCGATTTGGATCTTCAGCGGCCGCGGGAGCGCGTCGTGCGGGTTCGGTGGCGTGACACAGCCAGTGAGAGGGTTCACTGCCCACCGCCCGTAGCCAGCCACCGTCTCGGCGTGGCgtgcctgccgctgcgggtCAGCTGGAAAGAGTGGATGCCCCACtgcgtccagcagcagctccgcatgCATTGCGGCGAGGTGGATGGCCATCTGTTCCGTCTGGGCCTTTCCTTTTGCTGTAATAGTGAGGCCAATaagctgcagctccgcctccaccatgCGCTGCGGACTTCCCGTTGACAGAGATGAAGGGCGCACCGTGAGATGCTCCTCGAACGTGGCGTTGTGCTGGGCATAGTAGTCCCTGATGCGCGCCTCGGCGCACGGGCCGTCGTACACAATGGGCAACACGAGCGCGTCCTGCGGCGTGGGGGAGCAGCGCATGCTGCGCTCATTCACGATCGACCACATTCCACTTTCGGTGGGGTCGAACATCTGCCGTAGCGTAGCGGCGGCCGTCGTGGCGGCACTACTGTCGTTGCTCGTGGGACTACACTTTGGGGGTGCACTGACATCCGCCTGTGTCACCTCCGCCCCTACCCACTGGCTCGTCCAGGGGTAGTagacgctgctggcgtaCGTCCGCACTCGCTCGGAGTGCTCTTCATCTGTGTAGTGAAACACCAACCTTGCGTAGTCGTCAAGGGGGTCGTGACGGCGCAGTCCAATTCTGGTGGAGTCAAAGCCTGTCGCGATGTCGACGCAGGAGGGCGGCGAGACGCTCTCGCAGGCAGTGGCGGGGTTGGCTGGAGCCGAGGTGCTTTCTCCAACACCCCTTTCTGCTGATGCCGACGGCAACGCTTCGCCAGCCAGAGGCGCTTCCTggggtgttgctgctgctgctgtttttgCCGACGCTCCGCCTCGTTCA
This genomic interval from Leishmania panamensis strain MHOM/PA/94/PSC-1 chromosome 16 sequence contains the following:
- a CDS encoding hypothetical protein (TriTrypDB/GeneDB-style sysID: LpmP.16.1150); translation: MAFLYYTPILWIKRFYRPNHTIEPTPLTNAASAAAVAAGQRVAREGLLDVSLPPPSPLTETVFAEHTIHPHGSNGHSVTRRKRLGISLPFLSTFFVRPTWQDWISIEEPSLRDRKDSALSPIHYQTPSSPTRQTSDRSFVPLWAPPFSAYRHRNRSRFARPESEGDSRDEASAAAGSSAFSPRGKPSPRYYGAVEESWSRPRSPDTTGSLTTLPKTAVDPLVAVYLFTLKFFFSLMFLGEIFTVWIMVIAQNDDYMESTLIQRDIHDCKSQDNNQTECELRKPYCYYRGDGLGCGVVALHGLYDLTVLNINPRSSRWTGVGMLNLCFCVVLVGLTLFYLKNVGKYAEAVMANQMRHALGYRVVCVRGIDSTDVRTDHAFRQAFLKLSVYFPDALPSPSTSNSLSATATSSPSTGARSQGGGATSNPPAPLDNSGDFAEVDDNEGSYTVCECPGLNCLFSATGMHYYVVRRSDAAFTKPENVEQILITREPPLGTLEIIAETEAAMANLQEAIADEKALRRRLMLRHQTRASATTRRVSSSGGVRLFPGRASNVVVSSDDVVLSEVAAAHGNYADNGSDAVLMMRAPFPGCCDKTPAVPYYEAVFFRCVREMNMALERVPQQQVAGAAFVVFKDALCAHEFRQLFTARFGGLFSPLTATIAGPPGRIFQSSLTTGRCVLWVRFFLIFVLYVFLILTWSIPISILGSLEQLSTISSITVLRKYAELPKWLRSLINAYLPVGALALLNVALPHIIRFMVRAMGAFNRAECDGGQLYLQYVFMVVTAVIFQAAFQGAVSRLADILAKPDQDAIINFFVSCISPSNGYFYAKVITATCLSTWVDMLDPVGILKALLLRGRAHVQRNYDALFLPCEFEFPRLLSFDLMVLSMGLLYHMTAPLLGLLVVCYFFVRYWSQRAKQYDRYRPTLSPAHDCTDFGMAAQVIRCVMWLYCFAETCGVLLMSLRGHKGGVVMCSLALSTGVALTVYVYVQTDKWTASLANARHFTRDANRLRSHHAGPQATSALTITTPWRRCPVKRATAASGGSTDTNDRASPLFASAGAAAPPSQLHDDSDNPYMTEADAVEQRCSPNARNSVVQEEGALDSYERVTLNQLLFDATRNPFLSHLLPRKPGMTMRYQPKHQRLAIINAAAELRAMKGTDFVVERYWDRGMTWFEEDAYAYRGSVGMNEEYDGEDGNDDMANHDNNDPNQGRGDALQAKHTQLMDCHGVSLAQPSPAVPPSVNVGLHMGAAVSMTDLSTLAPDTTGPKTAAGVITVLVAATADETATENERHGEVNPTSIHVSMPTMVTTEPQPGLHPSATEQPQGAAKQR
- the CYP13 gene encoding cyclophilin 13, putative (TriTrypDB/GeneDB-style sysID: LpmP.16.1160) is translated as MNQLSMKSLGGTVTPSSALSGTRYASHITRAAHTTCWMELAVFTQFPVVPSLSGTQLQGRQDLLASTTGAGPPEETSLCLQIELFDDECPQLCANFRRLCNGQSSTRQGQVYCYQGLTPSYCGTYFHKIIPSYCAQGGDITMRVKPGGTNSYSSAGRTWLVDEFKKRRHNEIGLVSMANNGPNSNGSQFFITTSAAHERAFNGRHCCIGRVVRGLDAFMALVAPFGDVDGNPSKYAVVVDCGEGEAPTRISAESSSAAAASQASMAISATEMALASPAADTRSATVGEAPTEIAVSRRTHPPEPQLQHHQAVVASSMSPMQALKSSLKKRSTATSEAAGRHAKHVMYQL
- a CDS encoding hypothetical protein (TriTrypDB/GeneDB-style sysID: LpmP.16.1170), which codes for MRHSPLTTVEARAPLAHRLSYLCRPLPPPPKPNRWPPLVESWNATGWGMRDPPVRHIRKISCSRCFAASARNVSSQALLVNYRTCCCFSSASPWNQHSSAETAATVATREPEVISLEAIEIEVMNAEGSPSTTSATATAHAFSSSTVRQAEVHSETPFSRPKSHGEPQYPRHHRHHHQQQQQRDVSAANFFTTQRPTTSAVDAREYDSDGTSMATGVPPGAVQQQEYCDAHTTDAFARGRIANFVRRMGHNAGMVFHVRAMTPAQAAAVTGSATGPKLFAATCRLPLPEPHGSRVAEGIAEDAREAEVLAAMHAERVCDALGVQLFRLRTAQQKHADTVRREEGRYAPYPDDPIKPLGTPLPPPLRLLRSRTSASSNASSAAPTQPAFSVDSATAIANVETPTQSARSRAERGGASAKTAAAATPQEAPLAGEALPSASAERGVGESTSAPANPATACESVSPPSCVDIATGFDSTRIGLRRHDPLDDYARLVFHYTDEEHSERVRTYASSVYYPWTSQWVGAEVTQADVSAPPKCSPTSNDSSAATTAAATLRQMFDPTESGMWSIVNERSMRCSPTPQDALVLPIVYDGPCAEARIRDYYAQHNATFEEHLTVRPSSLSTGSPQRMVEAELQLIGLTITAKGKAQTEQMAIHLAAMHAELLLDAVGHPLFPADPQRQARHAETVAGYGRWAVNPLTGCVTPPNPHDALPRPLKIQIGTDEAWLGPEARRQLGHRWTDSEHVIVAMQHLNTQTEDEVEINPPAELLEEAEELLRAWQTRVARSRFTHLFVLFDLETAFQATTVLPVPRQFGIRGGLGIGKTREMAVQVCSLHALDTLCTLGVPLCVDPEQERRYLQRRAALGMVLQRTLPARRGPLRRTQVPQGLSGLPQPPVLGSAEQSSVTSDGGVPRLPTYTVEGSHVRLLPDIADTLHAMQLRIPEDYCLFGGASEEVLVEVGNQVRIAVQNYLKAFLENEMRSRNNQHRSQSKNGGSKAARYPGAASGAGDPAPATDSSQENETSSVTSADMSSGSGSGDVNTTTRTATTTVEDNITETQAWATQFSMNLLPHNVISGYGTQKSLHSTSFLQVPLPSTVSSLPSETSHKIDTSAVSSPPNPLVGPVYAIAVGTSLKRKDAERACYLHAASILHSFGVDVLAQYPRSQPRVRHVFSFADVAKYLGKEPLIITSPFLSDGTLRAPAVEAAGVRPAEAVRPPPLSSRAEVASKLPGSPPPPPGSLHPPRPVLHTNMKAFLESTRGITLPRRRKLRSTGDL